The following are encoded together in the Candidatus Methylomirabilis oxygeniifera genome:
- a CDS encoding protein of unknown function (Evidence 5 : No homology to any previously reported sequences), producing MSRLTRVEAENLLKPHYERIHSCVRPAWDDYLSKYPPEVRMIHTPRTRANILRDHMVELARQAFENVPNVRSLMQRGYFLVHVEGKALLRFKKLGKNRRSRNYPTQQAIAFMDNLPLDGIPESTRLDVGYQLNDLQTMIAAVLISCPRWQGTEYVIDLEVELQSSIPLVHEITPSQHAETQVHPKVGELKKMKNEASG from the coding sequence ATGTCACGACTCACAAGAGTTGAAGCGGAAAACCTCCTCAAACCTCATTATGAGCGGATTCATAGCTGTGTACGACCCGCCTGGGACGATTATCTCAGTAAGTATCCTCCTGAAGTCAGGATGATTCACACGCCTCGTACCAGGGCCAACATTCTACGCGATCATATGGTAGAACTAGCTCGCCAAGCATTTGAAAATGTCCCAAATGTTCGGTCGCTTATGCAGCGAGGCTATTTTCTAGTGCACGTTGAGGGAAAGGCACTTCTCCGCTTCAAGAAGCTCGGCAAGAACCGACGGTCAAGAAACTACCCAACACAACAAGCTATTGCCTTCATGGACAATCTACCACTGGATGGAATCCCGGAATCCACTAGACTTGATGTTGGATACCAGTTGAACGATTTGCAGACCATGATCGCCGCTGTTCTAATAAGCTGCCCTCGCTGGCAAGGTACCGAATACGTTATTGACCTGGAGGTCGAGCTTCAATCTAGCATTCCACTGGTCCATGAGATCACGCCTTCGCAGCACGCAGAAACACAAGTGCATCCAAAGGTTGGCGAGCTAAAGAAGATGAAAAATGAAGCCTCAGGTTAA
- a CDS encoding conserved protein of unknown function (Evidence 4 : Homologs of previously reported genes of unknown function), which translates to MNTDILLRFGQKVRQRRLSLAISQEELAERAGVHRTYVGMIERGEKNITLRNIVKFAKALDMPVHNLMKFK; encoded by the coding sequence ATGAACACAGACATCCTGTTACGTTTTGGACAAAAAGTACGGCAAAGACGGCTGTCTCTTGCGATATCCCAAGAGGAACTTGCAGAGCGTGCAGGCGTTCATCGCACATACGTCGGGATGATCGAGCGAGGAGAAAAAAACATCACACTGCGCAACATTGTGAAGTTTGCCAAGGCGCTCGATATGCCAGTCCATAATCTAATGAAATTCAAATAG
- the munIR gene encoding Type-2 restriction enzyme MunI (R.MunI) (Type II restriction enzyme MunI) (Endonuclease MunI) encodes MGSKELKGRAVWQDQSGANAKVAEKDFYAVFETAFQNTSFRIRSKPKEFKNIYTNVILDPSVSAEIYNPKEGIKRHGISPDYAIDNLDTKKTLYVEVKRQDGWVEGGKRSDGRGNAHERSCKFFTPGLLEVMRHQGRLGDKVLPFWTVFLGDITRDPCRVREITLWYKGYEDHFFFWRNPKDEKSLLKHFQEKLKHLLI; translated from the coding sequence ATGGGCAGTAAAGAACTAAAGGGCAGGGCCGTTTGGCAAGATCAAAGTGGAGCAAACGCGAAGGTTGCCGAAAAGGATTTCTACGCTGTTTTCGAAACGGCATTTCAAAACACTTCGTTTCGGATAAGGTCAAAACCGAAGGAATTTAAGAACATATACACAAATGTGATCCTTGACCCGAGTGTTTCCGCTGAAATATACAATCCGAAAGAAGGGATCAAGAGGCACGGAATAAGCCCCGACTACGCGATCGACAATCTTGATACGAAGAAAACGCTGTATGTTGAAGTGAAAAGGCAAGACGGTTGGGTTGAGGGCGGCAAGCGTTCCGATGGTCGAGGGAATGCCCATGAAAGATCATGCAAGTTCTTTACTCCAGGACTACTGGAGGTGATGCGACATCAAGGAAGACTTGGCGATAAGGTTCTTCCCTTCTGGACTGTCTTTCTTGGTGATATCACTCGCGATCCATGCCGAGTTCGGGAAATAACTTTGTGGTATAAGGGCTATGAAGATCATTTTTTCTTTTGGCGAAACCCGAAGGATGAGAAATCTCTGTTGAAACACTTTCAAGAGAAGCTTAAACACTTACTGATCTGA
- the munIM gene encoding Modification methylase MunI (Adenine-specific methyltransferase MunI) (M.MunI) yields MKRSKTTLDSASEMHTIDSMKKITGYVIYNEEVKSRIKQNGMPTLYPDFPKKKFDIIYADPPWDYNGKLQFDRSSKNADEIDLSKNIFISSASFKYPTLKLDELMTMPVHEIAKDDCLLFMWATSPHLAQAISLGQKWGFGYKTVAFVWDKMIHNPGKYTLSNCELCLVFKRGRIPQPRGARNIQQLIRSPRRVHSMKPDEIREAIEKMFPTQDRIELFARMKSKGWTQWGLDVLNQEREDFRSVSV; encoded by the coding sequence GTGAAGCGATCTAAAACAACGCTTGACAGCGCCTCCGAAATGCACACTATAGATAGCATGAAAAAGATTACTGGATACGTCATTTATAATGAGGAAGTGAAGAGTAGGATCAAGCAAAACGGAATGCCTACCCTGTATCCCGATTTTCCGAAGAAGAAATTTGACATCATCTACGCGGACCCTCCATGGGATTATAATGGAAAGCTTCAGTTCGATAGAAGCAGCAAGAATGCAGATGAAATAGATCTCTCAAAAAACATTTTCATTAGTTCGGCTTCATTTAAGTATCCCACTTTGAAGCTCGATGAGCTAATGACAATGCCGGTTCATGAAATAGCGAAGGATGATTGCTTACTATTCATGTGGGCAACCAGCCCTCATCTCGCACAAGCAATTTCTCTTGGTCAGAAGTGGGGTTTTGGGTACAAAACCGTAGCATTTGTATGGGATAAAATGATTCACAACCCCGGCAAATACACTCTATCAAACTGTGAGCTTTGCTTAGTTTTCAAGCGAGGACGAATTCCGCAACCGAGGGGTGCGAGAAATATTCAACAACTTATTAGAAGTCCCCGAAGAGTGCACAGCATGAAACCAGACGAAATCAGAGAAGCAATAGAAAAGATGTTCCCAACCCAAGACCGAATTGAACTATTCGCAAGAATGAAATCTAAAGGCTGGACTCAATGGGGATTGGATGTCCTCAATCAAGAGCGAGAGGACTTCAGATCAGTAAGTGTTTAA
- a CDS encoding conserved exported protein of unknown function (Evidence 4 : Homologs of previously reported genes of unknown function), with amino-acid sequence MPKRTSKKLPTDINVLASSIVQAATGEKPASESIPQKNPAAVALGRLGGLKGGPARAKKLSAKARSRIAKKAALTRWASEAI; translated from the coding sequence ATGCCTAAGCGCACAAGCAAGAAGCTGCCTACCGATATCAACGTTCTCGCCTCTTCGATTGTTCAGGCGGCGACTGGCGAGAAGCCTGCCAGTGAGAGCATCCCGCAAAAGAATCCTGCTGCTGTAGCCTTGGGTCGATTGGGTGGTCTTAAGGGTGGCCCTGCTAGAGCGAAGAAGCTCTCTGCCAAGGCGAGATCGCGGATCGCCAAAAAAGCTGCTTTAACTCGTTGGGCAAGTGAAGCGATCTAA